A portion of the Bacillus sp. es.034 genome contains these proteins:
- the purQ gene encoding phosphoribosylformylglycinamidine synthase subunit PurQ, translating to MKFAVIVFPGSNCDIDMYHAIKDEIGEEVDYVWHDADNLENYDAILLPGGFSYGDYLRSGAIARFSNVMKEVVKAAEQGKPVLGVCNGFQVLLETGLLPGAMRRNESLKFICKTVPLTVLNNETMFTNGYEKNDVIQIPIAHGEGNYFCDEETMNTLRVNNQIVFTYTDENPNGSVENIAGITNEAGNVLGMMPHPERAMDTLLGSEDGKKLFQSIVKHWREKHVVNA from the coding sequence ATGAAGTTTGCAGTAATTGTATTCCCAGGCTCTAACTGTGACATCGATATGTATCATGCCATCAAGGATGAAATCGGTGAAGAAGTGGATTACGTTTGGCACGATGCTGATAATCTGGAAAACTATGATGCGATCCTTTTACCAGGGGGATTCTCGTACGGAGATTACCTTCGTTCAGGAGCGATTGCCCGTTTCTCGAACGTCATGAAAGAGGTCGTAAAAGCGGCAGAGCAAGGTAAGCCGGTTCTTGGCGTATGCAACGGATTTCAGGTTTTACTGGAAACGGGGTTACTTCCAGGGGCCATGCGCCGGAATGAGAGCTTGAAGTTCATCTGTAAAACCGTTCCGTTAACCGTTCTGAACAATGAGACGATGTTTACGAATGGCTATGAAAAGAATGATGTGATCCAAATTCCGATTGCCCACGGTGAAGGAAATTACTTCTGTGACGAGGAGACGATGAACACTTTACGGGTAAACAATCAAATTGTGTTCACCTATACGGATGAAAATCCGAACGGAAGCGTTGAAAATATTGCAGGAATCACAAATGAAGCAGGAAATGTCCTTGGGATGATGCCTCACCCTGAGCGTGCCATGGACACTTTACTAGGTAGTGAAGACGGGAAGAAACTATTTCAATCGATTGTGAAACACTGGAGGGAAAAACATGTCGTTAATGCTTGA
- the purS gene encoding phosphoribosylformylglycinamidine synthase subunit PurS, producing the protein MYKVKVYITLRESVLDPQGSVVKQALHSMEFKSVEDVRVGKYMELTLPETVENVEATVEEMCHRLLANPVIEDYRYEIEESVAQ; encoded by the coding sequence ATGTACAAAGTAAAGGTTTATATCACATTGAGAGAAAGTGTATTAGATCCTCAAGGAAGTGTTGTGAAGCAGGCGCTGCATTCCATGGAATTTAAAAGTGTGGAAGATGTACGCGTCGGAAAGTATATGGAGTTGACTCTTCCAGAAACTGTTGAGAACGTGGAAGCGACGGTTGAAGAAATGTGTCATCGTTTGCTTGCAAACCCCGTGATCGAGGATTACCGATATGAAATCGAGGAGAGTGTCGCTCAATGA
- the purC gene encoding phosphoribosylaminoimidazolesuccinocarboxamide synthase, whose protein sequence is MEKGTLLYEGKAKQIFKTNDEDVVWIQYKNSATAFNGEKKADIDGKGVLNNKISSLLFSKLAEKGIQSHFIKQISEDEQLVKRVNIIPLEVVVRNVIAGSLSKRLGKEEGTPLQKPIIEFYYKDDDLGDPLITDDHIDFLEIAAREERAEIRTMALRVNEVLQGIFKEAGVTLVDFKLEFGKDRDGAILLGDEISPDTCRLWDAETNQKLDKDVFRRDIGSLTEVYSIILERLGGNKLCTK, encoded by the coding sequence ATGGAAAAAGGAACGCTTTTATATGAGGGGAAAGCGAAACAAATTTTCAAAACGAACGATGAAGACGTCGTTTGGATTCAGTATAAGAATTCTGCCACTGCTTTTAACGGGGAGAAGAAAGCGGATATCGATGGCAAAGGGGTTTTAAATAATAAGATTTCGAGTTTGCTATTTTCAAAGCTTGCTGAAAAAGGGATTCAGAGTCATTTTATTAAACAGATTTCAGAAGATGAGCAGCTGGTCAAACGTGTAAACATCATTCCACTTGAAGTTGTGGTCCGGAATGTGATTGCCGGAAGCTTGTCAAAGCGGCTCGGGAAAGAAGAGGGGACACCCCTACAAAAGCCGATCATCGAATTTTACTATAAAGACGATGATCTGGGAGATCCACTGATCACCGATGATCACATTGATTTCCTGGAGATCGCTGCCCGGGAAGAACGTGCCGAGATCAGAACGATGGCACTCCGTGTGAATGAAGTCCTTCAAGGGATTTTCAAAGAAGCGGGAGTCACTCTCGTCGATTTCAAATTGGAGTTTGGGAAAGACCGTGATGGAGCGATTCTATTAGGGGATGAAATCTCACCGGACACTTGCCGTCTGTGGGACGCCGAAACGAATCAGAAGCTTGATAAGGATGTTTTCAGAAGAGATATTGGAAGTTTAACAGAAGTATACTCAATCATTTTAGAACGCTTAGGAGGAAACAAACTATGTACAAAGTAA